From a region of the Toxotes jaculatrix isolate fToxJac2 chromosome 7, fToxJac2.pri, whole genome shotgun sequence genome:
- the pole gene encoding DNA polymerase epsilon catalytic subunit A isoform X2 — protein MISAVDFYFIQEDGNRFKVALPFKPYFYIATKKNCEREVISYLSKKFQGKVAKLEVLPKEDLDLPNHLVGLKRSYIKLSFNTVDDLVKVKREIAPAVRKNREREQSNDAYTSMLSSALAGGNVTSTDEDGMSKSISDQLDNIVDMREYDVPYHVRVSIDLKIHVAHWYNIRYRGSAYPPEIVRRDDLVERPDPVVLAFDIETTKLPLKFPDAETDQIMMISYMIDGQGFLITNREIVSENIEDFEFTPKPEYEGPFTVFNEDDEAALIQRWFDHVQETKPNIFVTYNGDFFDWPFVETRAALHGLSMHREIGFQKDSQGEYKSSQAIHMDCLRWVKRDSYLPVGSHNLKAAAKAKLGYDPVELDPEEMCRMATEEPQTLATYSVSDAVATYYLYMKYVHPFIFALCTIIPMEPDEVLRKGSGTLCEALLMVQAFHANIIFPNKQEQVFNKLTDDGHVMDSETYVGGHVEALESGVFRSDIPCRFKMNPAAFDFLLQRVERTMRHAIEEEEKIPLEQVTNFNEVCDEIKKKLTSLKEVPNRIECPLIYHLDVGAMYPNIILTNRLQPSAMVDEATCAACDFNKPGAVCQRRMTWQWRGEIMPASRSEFHRIQQQLESEKFPPLFPSGPPRAFHNLNREEQAKHEKKRLADYCKKAYKKTHVTRLEERVTTICQRENSFYVDTVRAFRDRRYEFKGLHKVWKKKLSSAQDIGDAAEVKRCKNMEILYESLQLAHKCILNSFYGYVMRKGARWYSMEMAGIVCYTGANIITQARELIEQIGRPLELDTDGIWCVLPNTFPENFVVKTSNEKKPKVTISYPGAMLNIMVKEGFTNDQYHELVDPASLTYNIRSENSIFFEVDGPYLAMILPASKEEGKKLKKRYAVFNEDGSLAELKGFEVKRRGELQLIKIFQSSVFEAFLKGTTLEEVYASVAKVADYWLDVLYSKAANMPDAELFDLISENRSMSRRLEDYGEQKSTSISTAKRLAEFLGDQMVKDAGLSCRYVISRKPEGSPVTERAIPLAIFQAEPSVKKHFLRKWLKMPSLHDLDIRSILDWSYYIERLGSAIQKIITIPAALQQVKNPVPRVRHPDWLHKKLLEKNDIYKQKKISELFTSEGKRQVAHQLPEAGQAADIEDFGMPAKPLQPAVLISTKRKRASQGEDSQVESQDVELTQSWREILGPPPPMGTTREERLVWLRYHKKKWELQLRQRKERKKRRRLLDGEAQPVGGGVIRDGPTTGLGSFLRRTARSILDMPWQIVQIAETSHPGLYKLWAVIGNDLHCMKLNIPRVFYVNQKVPKQEEGATYKKVNRMLPRSNMVYYLYEYCVPEDMYQEHINEINAELSAPDIEGVYETQVPLLFRALVQLGCVCMVNKHVVRDLAGREADTFDLEHLEMRSLAQFSYLEPGSVRHMYLYHHSQGHKALFGLFIPSQRKASIFVLDTVRSNQMPNLSNLYTAERTALLEKTTEELLPPEKHNFEVRAENDVKAIYRALQRILLNYKEERRGPTLIAVQSNWELRRLAAGMPVLEEFPVVPVHVVDEISYNVLDWQRHGARRMIRHYLNLDSCLSQAFDMARYYHLPVGNLPQDVSIFGSDLFLARHLRKHNHLLWLSPTARPDLGGKEADDSRLVMESDDRGSVEINAQGCYSTVCVELDLQSLAVNTILQSQHVNDMEGGASLGVSFDVIQQASLEDMMTGNQGASALASYDETALCSNTFRILKSMVVGWVREITQYHNVYADNQVMHFYRWLRSPSSLLYDPALHRTLHNMMKKVFLQLVAEFKRLGSTVVYGNFNRIILCTKKRRIDDAIGYVEYITNSIHSREIFHSLSMTFSRCWEFLLWMDPANYGGVKGKLPSNVLYGEEGAKQKKNSRGEGDEDGSEDEDEDEADAQEDDGDGETDEVEELIESNWNIMQYLPQTASCQKYFLMIVSAYIAAVYHSMKEELRRNAPGATPVKRRGGSQASQQAVGDLSALPGMISFSQEYVSSELTQNFFTITQKIQKKVTGTRSVTQPSEMFPVLPGSHLPLNNPALEFIKYVCQVLSLDANIVNQVNKLKRDLLRLVDVGEFSEDAQFRDPCNSYILPEVICHQCNFCRDLDLCKDPSVAQDGSVLPQWFCSNCQAQYETESIEMALVEALQKKLMSYTLQDLVCTKCKGVKEANMPIYCRCAGDFDLSFSTKSFSEQITVFQNIASHYNMSFLEETIDWLLVMSPQISQGTN, from the exons ATGATCAGTGctgtggatttttatttcattcaggaGGATGGAAATAGGTTTAag GTGGCTCTCCCCTTCAAGCCGTATTTTTACATAGCCACTAAAAAG AACTGCGAGAGAGAAGTCATCTCATACTTGTCTAAGAAGTTCCAAGGGAAGGTGGCGAAGCTTGAAGTTCTCCCAAAAGAGGACCTAGACCTG CCAAACCACTTAGTTGGACTGAAGAGAAGCTACATCAAGCTGTCGTTCAACACCGTGGATGACCTCGTCAAAGTAAAGCGTGAGATCGCCCCAGCAGTACgcaagaacagagagagggagcagtcCAATGACGCCTACACTTCAATGTTATCAAG TGCCTTAGCAGGTGGTAACGTGACCTCTACAGATGAGGACGGGATGTCTAAGAGTATTTCAGACCAGCTAGACAATATAGTGGACATGAGAGAGTATGACGTTCCCTATCATGTGCGAGTGTCCATCGACCTCAAGATCCACGTG GCTCACTGGTACAACATTCGATACAGAGGCAGTGCTTACCCACCAGAGATCGTACGGAGAGATGATCTCGTGGAGCGACCA GACCCTGTCGTTTTGGCTTTTGACATTGAGACCACCAAACTCCCTCTGAAATTCCCAGACGCTGAGACAGACCAGATTATGATGATCTCCTACATGATAGATGGACAG GGGTTTCTAATCACAAACAGAGAGATTGTCTCTGAGAACATTGAGGATTTTGAGTTCACTCCCAAACCTGAATACGAAGGACCCTTCACTGTTTTcaatgaggatgatgag GCAGCCCTCATTCAGAGGTGGTTTGATCACGTTCAAGAAACCAAGCCAAACATCTTTGTTACATACAATGGAGACTTCTTTGATTG GCCTTTTGTTGAGACTCGGGCTGCGCTCCATGGACTGAGCATGCACAGGGAGATTGGTTTTCAGAAGGATAGCCAGGGAGAGTACAAGTCCAGCCAGGCCATCCACATGGACTGCTTAAG GTGGGTAAAGAGAGACAGCTACCTGCCGGTGGGAAGTCATAATCTGAAGGCAGCAGCGAAGGCTAAACTGGGCTACGACCCGGTGGAGCTGGACCCAGAGGAGATGTGCCGCATGGCAACAGAGGAGCCGCAG ACTTTAGCTACCTACTCTGTGTCCGATGCCGTGGCCACATATTACCTTTACATGAAatatgttcatcccttcatcttCGCTCTGTGCACCATCATCCCCATGGAGcctgatgag GTGCTGCGTAAAGGTTCTGGGACTCTGTGTGAGGCCTTGCTCATGGTGCAGGCCTTCCACGCCAACATCATCTTCCCCAACAAGCAGGAGCAGGTCTTCAACAAACTGACAGACGACGGCCACGTCATGGACTCTGAGACGTACGTGGGCGGCCACGTGGAGGCGCTGGAGTCTGGAGTGTTTCGAAGTGACATCCCCTGCCGTTTCAAAATG AACCCTGCTGCATTTGACTTCCTGCTGCAAAGAGTTGAGAGAACGATGCGTCACGCCattgaggaggaagagaaaatccCCTTGGAGCAAGTCACAAACTTTAACGAG GTCTGCGATGAGATCAAGAAGAAGCTGACTTCGCTGAAGGAGGTTCCAAACAGGATTGAGTGCCCCCTCATCTACCATCTGGACGTTGGGGCCATGTATCCAAACATTATTCTCACCAACCGCCTgcag cctTCTGCTATGGTTGATGAGGCCACTTGTGCTGCCTGTGACTTTAACAAACCTGGAGCCGTCTGCCAGAGGAGGATGACCTGGCAATGGAGAGGGGAAATTA TGCCTGCCAGTCGCAGTGAGTTTCACCGTATCCAGCAGCAACTCGAGTCAGAGAAGTTCCCGCCGCTGTTCCCCAGCGGTCCACCTCGGGCCTTCCACAATCTCAACAGAGAGGAGCAGGCCAAGCATGAGAAGAAACGTTTGGCAG ACTACTGTAAGAAAGCTTATAAGAAGACCCACGTCACCAGGCTGGAGGAACGTGTCACCACCATCTGTCAGAGAGAAAACTCCTTCTATGTCGACACTGTGAGAGCCTTCAGAGATCGACGTTACGAGTTCAAAGGACTCCACAAG GTGTGGAAGAAGAAACTGTCATCGGCTCAGGACATCGGAGACGCTGCTGAGGTGAAGCGCTGCAAGAACATGGAGATCCTGTACGAGTCTCTTCAGCTGGCTCACAAGTGTATTCTGAACTCTTTCTATGGCTACGTCATGAGGAAAGG GGCGCGCTGGTACTCCATGGAGATGGCTGGCATTGTGTGCTACACTGGAGCCAACATCATCACTCAGGCCAGAGAGCTCATTGAACAAATAGG GAGGCCCCTTGAGTTGGACACTGACGGTATCTGGTGTGTCCTCCCCAACACCTTTCCTGAGAACTTTGTGGTGAAGACGAGTAACGAGAAGAAGCCCAAGGTGACCATCTCCTACCCGGGGGCCATGCTGAACATCATGGTGAAGGAGGGATTCACCAACGACCAGTACCACGAGCTGGTCGACCCCGCGTCCCTCACTTACAACATCAGGTCGGAGAACAGCATCTTCTTCGAGGTAGATGGACCATATCTGGCAATGATTCTGCCTGCCTCtaaagaggaggggaagaagctgaagaaaag gTACGCTGTGTTTAACGAGGATGGCTCTCTTGCTGAGCTGAAGGGTTTTGAagtgaagagaagaggagagctgCAGCTCATTAAGATTTTTCAGTCATCTGTGTTTGAGGCTTTCCTCAAAGGTACCACTCTGGAGGAGGTCTACGCCTCGGTGGCCAAAGTGGCCGACTACTGGCTGGATGTTCTGTACAGCAAG GCTGCCAACATGCCAGATGCGGAGCTGTTTGACCTGATTTCAGAGAACCGCTCAATGTCCAGAAGGCTGGAGGACTACGGAGAGCAGAAGTCCACTTCTATCAGCACAGCTAAGAGACTTGCCGAGTTCCTGGGAGACCAGATGGTGAAAGACGCTGGTCTGAGCTGTCGCTACGTCATCTCCCGAAAACCGGAGGGTTCACCTGTCACAGAGAG agCCATTCCTCTGGCCATCTTCCAAGCAGAGCCCAGTGTCAAGAAACATTTCCTTCGTAAGTGGTTGAAGATGCCCAGCCTCCATGACTTGGACATCCGCTCT ATCCTGGATTGGAGTTATTACATAGAGAGGTTGGGTAGTGCCATCCAGAAAATCATCACCATCCCCGCTGCTCTGCAACAG GTGAAGAACCCTGTACCCAGAGTGAGGCATCCCGACTGGCTTCACAAGAAACTCCTggagaaaaatgacatttacaagcaaaagaaaattaGTGAGCTGTTCACAAGTGAGGGCAAGAGACAG gtggCACATCAACTACCTGAAGCAGGCCAAGCTGCAGACATAGAGGACTTTGGGATGCCAGCCAAACCTCTGCAGCCGGCCGTCCTCATCAGCACCAAGCGGAAGCGAGCTTCTCAGGGAGAGGACAGCCAGGTGGAGTCTCAGGACGTCGAGCTCACCCAGTCCTGGAGAGAGATCCTGGGACCACCCCCACCCATGGGAACAACACGG GAAGAGCGTCTAGTATGGCTGCGCTACCATAAGAAAAAGtgggagctgcagctgaggcagaggaaggagagaaagaagaggaggaggctgctggaTGGCGAAGCTCAACCTGTAGGTGGAGGAGTGATCAGAGATGGCCCCACCACCGGTCTTGGAAGCTTCCTCCGCAGAACAGCGCGCAGCATCCTGGACATGCCGTGGCAAATTGTGCAG ATTGCAGAAACTAGTCACCCTGGTCTGTACAAGTTGTGGGCAGTGATTGGAAATGACCTCCACTGCATGAAGCTCAACATCCCACGTGTCTTCTATGTAAATCAGAAAGTTCCAAAACAAGAGGAAGGAGCCACATACAAAAAG GTGAACCGCATGCTGCCTCGCTCCAACATGGTGTACTACCTTTATGAGTACTGTGTACCAGAGGACATGTACCAGGAACACATCAACGAGATCAACGCAGAGCTCTCTGCACCAGACATCGAAGGAGTCTATGAGACACAG GTGCCCCTGCTGTTTCGTGCACTGGTGCAGCTCGGATGCGTGTGTATGGTCAATAAACACGTTGTGAGGGATCTGGCCGGCAGGGAAGCTGACACATTTGACCTGGAACACCTGGAAATGAGGTCTCTGGCCCAGTTCAGCTACCTGGAACCTG GGAGTGTTCGCCACATGTACTTGTATCATCACAGCCAGGGTCACAAGGCTCTGTTTGGCCTGTTCATCCCCTCGCAGCGCAAAGCCAGCATCTTTGTCCTGGACACA gttCGAAGCAACCAGATGCCCAACCTGAGTAACCTTTACACAGCTGAACGCACTGCCCTTCTAGAGAAGACCACAGAGGAGCTTCTGCCTCCAGAGAAACACAACTTTGAGGTCCGAGCTGAAAACGACGTGAAGGCCATCTACCGTGCTCTGCAGCGCATACTGCTGAACTACAAG GAGGAGCGTCGCGGACCCACCCTCATCGCTGTGCAGTCAAACTGGGAGCTGCGACGATTGGCAGCAGGGATGCCAGTGCTTGAGGAGTTCCCGGTGGTTCCAGTACATGTGGTTGATGAGATCAGCTATAACGTGCTGGACTGGCAACGCCACGGTGCCAGACGCATGATCCGCCACTATCTCAACTTGGACAGCTGCCTGTCACAGGCTTTCGACATGGCCAG GTATTACCACTTACCTGTGGGAAACTTGCCTCAGGATGTGTCCATCTTTGGCTCAGACTTGTTCCTGGCGAGACATCTACGGAAACACAACCACCTGCTATGGCTTTCGCCCACAGCCAGACCTGACCTCGGTGGAAAAGAGGCAGATGACAGTCGTCTGGTCATGGAAAGTGATGACAGGGGCTCCGTGGAAATCAATGCTCAAGGATGCTATTCCACAG tgtgtgtggagctggacCTGCAGAGCCTGGCAGTGAACACCATCCTCCAGTCGCAGCATGTCAATGACATGGAGGGCGGAGCCAGTCTGGGCGTCAGCTTTGACGTGATCCAGCAGGCCTCGTTGGAGGACATGATGACAGGGAACCAGGGAGCAAGCGCTCTCGCTAGCTACGACGAGACTGCTCTCTGCTCCAACACCTTCAG GATCTTGAAGAGCATGGTGGTTGGATGGGTCAGGGAGATCACTCAGTACCACAATGTGTACGCAGACAACCAGGTGATGCACTTCTACCGCTGGCTGCGCTCCCCAAGCTCTTTGCTCTATGACCCTGCACTGCACCGCACCCTGCACAACATGATGAAGAAGGTGTTTCTACA GTTGGTTGCAGAGTTCAAACGCCTCGGCTCGACTGTGGTGTATGGAAACTTCAACAGGATCATCCTCTGTACTAAAAAGCGAAGGATAGATGATGCAATCGGCTACGTAGAATACATCACCAACAG CATCCACTCCAGAGAAATCTTCCACTCTTTGTCCATGACCTTCTCCCGATGCTGGGAGTTCCTGCTGTGGATGGACCCGGCCAACTACGGCGGTGTGAAGGGCAAACTGCCCTCCAACGTCTTGTACGGAGAG GAAGGAgccaaacagaagaaaaacagccgAGGGGAGGGCGATGAGGATGGCAGCGAGGATGAAGACGAGGACGAAGCCGATGCTCAGGAAGATGACGgtgatggagagacagatgaggtggaggagctgatTGAGAGCAACTGGAACATCATGCAGTATCTGCCCCAAACCGCCTCCTGTCAGAAGTACTTCCTCATGATTGTCTCAG CCTACATTGCAGCAGTCTACCACAGTATGAAAGAGGAGCTGAGACGTAACGCTCCGGGAGCAACGCCAGTCAAGAGACGTGGAGGCAGCCAGGCCTCCCAGCAGGCAGTGGGAGATTTGAGTGCTCTTCCTG GAATGATCTCCTTCTCCCAAGAATATGTGTCCAGTGAGTTGACACAGAACTTTTTCACCATCACTCAAAAAATCCAGAAGAAGGTAACAGGTACCAGGAGTGTGACCCAGCCCTCAGAGATGTTCCCCGTCCTGCCTGGATCCCACCTGCCGCTCAACAACCCAGCACTCGAGTTTATTAAATATGTCTGCCAG gtcCTCTCACTGGATGCCAACATAGTGAACCAGGTGAACAAGCTAAAGCGAGACCTCCTGCGTCTTGTTGACGTCGGAGAGTTTTCAGAGGACGCCCAGTTCCGTGACCCCTGTAACTCCTACATCCTTCCAGAAGTCATCTGCCACCAATGTAATTTCTGTCGTGACCTCGACCTCTGCAAGGACCCGTCTGTGGCACAG gATGGGTCTGTCTTGCCTCAGTGGTTCTGCTCCAACTGCCAGGCCCAGTACGAGACTGAGTCTATAGAGATGGCTCTGGTAGAAGCCCTGCAGAAGAAAC